From the Deinococcus gobiensis I-0 genome, the window GCTGCGTGACCTCCTGGCCGACCCGGCCAAGTACGGCGTGACCCCCGCCGACGCCGAAGCGGCCAGGAGCCTGTTCCTGGACGTGGCCGGTCAGGCGCTGGAACAGGAGGGCGGGCAGCGCGCATGGCTGGAACGGGAGTTCGCCCGCTGAGCCGCGAGCCGCTCACCCTGCCGGGGCTGCTGCCCCCCCTGCCGGCCGAGGCCCTGCATGCCCGCGTGGCGCGGACCCTACGGGGGGCAGTGTCGGAAGGCGCGCTGCCGGGCGGCACCCGGTTGCCGGGGCACCGCGCACTGGCGCAGGCCCTGGGGGTCTCGCGCAATACCCTGGTGGACGCCCTGGCCCAGCTGGAAGCCGAGGGCTACGTCGAGGCGCGGGGCCGCAGCGGCACGCGCGTCCTGTTGCCCGTCCTGGACCTGCCGGGCACCGGCTCCGCGCCGGCTCCCCGGCTGCCCCTGAGCGCCTGGGCCGAGCGCGCCCTGGCCGGGCAACTGGAGGACGCGGGCGGCGACTACGCCACCGACTTCCGGGTGGGGCAGCCGGTGCCCGAGCTGTACCCGGCGCGGGCCTGGGCGCAGGCGCTCGCTCGCCGCGCCGCGCAGCCCCTGACGGGCAGCGGGGGCGACGATCCCCTCGGGCCGCTCGACACCCGCCGCGCCCTGGCGGCCCACCTGCGCGCCGAGCGGGGGGCACAGGTCACGCCCGAGATGCTCATGCTCACCGGGGGGACGCAACCCGCGCTCGACGCCCTGGCGCGCCTGTTCCTGGAGCCGGGCCGGGTGGCCGCCGCCGAGGTGCCCACCTACCCGGCGGCGCTCGCCGCCCTGAGCGCCACCGGAGCCGAGGTGCGCGGCGTACCGGTGGACGGCGGCGGCCTGTGTCCCGAAGCCCTGCCTCCGCAGGCCTCGCTGCTGTACCTCACGCCGGGATGCCAGTACCCCACGACCGTCACGCTCGGCGCGGCGCGGCGGCGTGAGGTGCTGGCCTGGGCGCGCGGGGCCGGGGCGTATCTCCTCGAAGACGACTACGCCGCCGACCTGCACCACACCGGCCGCGCCCCCACCGTGATGCAGGGCCTCGCGCCCGAGCGGGTGATCCTGCTGGGCAGCTTTTCCAAGAGCCTCGCGCCGGTCACCCGCAGCGGCTTCGTGGCTGCGCCGCCCGAGGTGCTGCGGGTGCTGGCGGCGACCCGGCCGCTCACCGACCGCTTTCCCGGAACCCTCGACGCGCTGGCGCTGGCCGACCTGCTCGCCTCGGGCGGATACGCGCGGCACCTGCGCCGGGCGCGGCAGGCCCTGGCCCACCGCCACGACGTGCTGCTCGCGGCCCTGACGAACCTGCTGCCCGGCTGGCAGCCCCGGCCGGCGCGGGCGGGCCTGCACCTGTACGTGACCCTCCCCCCCGGCCTGAGTGCGCCGGCGGCGCAGGCCGGGGCACGGGCGGTGGGGGTGGCCCTCTCGCCGGTATCGGGGCCGGGGCAGGCGGGGGTGCTGCTCGCCTACGCCCACCTGCCCCCCGAGGCCATCCGGGCCGGTGTGGGCCGGCTGGCGCGGCAGTTCGCCTGAGCGGCCGGGCTACACTGCGGGGCGATGCGTTACGTGCTCGCGGTGCTGGTGGTCGCCCTGGCGACGCTCTATTTCACGGTGGGGCTGCGCCTGGGGGCCGTCACCCTGACCGAGACGTATCTGCTCAACGCCACCGGCACCAACACCTACCGCTACGCGACGGCCGATGCCCGGCAGCGGGTCGGCGTGACCGGGGCCTGCCGGGTGCGCGGCGGCGAGGCCACGGTACGCCTGCTGGCCCCCGACGGCACCCAGATCGCGGGCCAGACCTGCCGCGAGGGCGAGTGGAGCCTGAACGTGGTGGGCGGCGGGCAGCCCGGTACCTACCGCGTGGTCGTGGAGTTCGACCACTACACGGGCCGTCTCAATTTGCAGGAGGCGCATTCCACCGCGCCGTGAGCAGGCCCACGGCCGCGCCGAGCGGCTCAGTCCTGCGGAGCCTGTTCCAGTGTGGTGGGCAGTTCGCCGCCCAGGGTCACCCACGCGTCCAGCAGATCGTCGGGCACAGGGGCGTGCAGCCGCAGCGCCTCGCCGCTCACCGGGTGCGGCACGCTCAGGAAGTGGGCGTGCAGGGCCTGCCGGGGCATGACCGCGCTCTCGCGGCCGTACACCGCGTCGCCCAGGATCGGGCTGCCGAGGTGCCCCAGGTGGACCCGGAGCTGGTGGGTGCGCCCGGTCCGGGGCTGCGCCCGCACCAGGGCCAGCGTGCGCCCGTGCCCGTCGGGGTGCGCGGCGAGCGGCGTGAACAGGGTCTGGGCCTCGCGCGCCTGCGCGCCGCCCACCGTCATGCGCTGGCGCTGCAC encodes:
- a CDS encoding PLP-dependent aminotransferase family protein, giving the protein MAGTGVRPLSREPLTLPGLLPPLPAEALHARVARTLRGAVSEGALPGGTRLPGHRALAQALGVSRNTLVDALAQLEAEGYVEARGRSGTRVLLPVLDLPGTGSAPAPRLPLSAWAERALAGQLEDAGGDYATDFRVGQPVPELYPARAWAQALARRAAQPLTGSGGDDPLGPLDTRRALAAHLRAERGAQVTPEMLMLTGGTQPALDALARLFLEPGRVAAAEVPTYPAALAALSATGAEVRGVPVDGGGLCPEALPPQASLLYLTPGCQYPTTVTLGAARRREVLAWARGAGAYLLEDDYAADLHHTGRAPTVMQGLAPERVILLGSFSKSLAPVTRSGFVAAPPEVLRVLAATRPLTDRFPGTLDALALADLLASGGYARHLRRARQALAHRHDVLLAALTNLLPGWQPRPARAGLHLYVTLPPGLSAPAAQAGARAVGVALSPVSGPGQAGVLLAYAHLPPEAIRAGVGRLARQFA